Below is a window of Planctomycetes bacterium MalM25 DNA.
CGGACCGGTCACCTTGAACCAAGTCCTCCTCTCGCTGCCGTACCTGGTCGCCTCGGTGCTGTTCATCCTGAGCCTCAAGGGCCTCAGCAGCCACGAGACCGCGCGGCGGGGAGCGCTGTACGGGATGATCGGGATGGCGATCGCCATCCTGGCGACGCTCACGGCCGAAGACATGACGCCGCGAGGCCTGACGTACATCGCGGTCGCGATCCTGATCGGGTCCGCGATCGGCGCCGTGATGGCGGCCCGGGTCGCCATGACGGCGATGCCCGAGATGGTGGCCCTCTTGCACAGCTTCGTGGGGGCGGCGGCCGTCTTGGTGGGCTTCGCCAGCTTCTTCGATGAGCACACCCAGAGCGCCGCCGGCCGGGCGATCCATCTCGGCGAGGTCTACCTCGCGGTCTGGATCGGCGCGATCACTTTCACAGGGTCCGTGGTCGCTTTCCTCAAGCTGCGGGGCAGCCTCTCCGGCAAGCCGCTGCTGCTGCCGCTGCGGCATCAGCTGAACCTGCTGGCGGTCGTCGCCAGCCTGGTCCTCGCGGTCCTGTTCGTGATGGGCGTGGGCGGCCAGCTCACACTGCTCGTCGTCGCCACGCTGATCGCGTTGGCCCTGGGGGTTCACCTCGTCGCCGCGATCGGCGGCGCCGACATGCCGGTGGTCGTCTCGTTGCTGAACAGCTACTCCGGCTGGACCGCCGCCGCCGCCGGCTTCATGCTCTCCAACGACCTGCTGATCGTGACCGGCGCCCTGGTCGGCGCCAGCGGGGCCATCCTCAGCTACATCATGTGCCGGGCGATGAACCGCTCGATCGTTAACGTGGTGTTCGGCGGCTGGGGCGCCGACGCGCCGGCGGCGGCCGCCTCGTGCGAGTTGGGCGAAGCGGGCCAGGTCCGCGAGACCTCGATCGAAGAACTCGGCGGCGAGTTGCTCGCAGCGAACCGCGTGGTGATCGTGCCGGGCTACGGCATGGCGGTCGCCCGGGCGCAGCACGCCGTGTGCGAGGTGGTCGAACTGCTCCAGAAGAAGGGCATCGAAGTCCGCTTCGCGATCCACCCCGTCGCCGGCCGGCTGCCGGGTCACATGAACGTGCTGCTGGCCGAGGCTTCCGTTCCTTACGACATCGTGCTGGAACGGGATGAGATCAACGACGACTTCCCCGAGATCGACGTCGTGCTGATCATCGGCGCCAACGACATCGTGAACCCTAGCGCCCTGACCGACCCGGGGAGCCCGATCGCGGGCATGCCGGTGCTGGAAGTGTGGAACGCCCGCCGCACGGTGATGCTCAAGCGGGGCCGCGCCGCGGGCTACGCCGGCGTGGACAACCCGCTCTTCTACTACGACAACACGCGGATGCTCTTCGGCGATGCCCACGAGAGCATGACGGCCCTCGTGGGCGAGCTGAAATAGCGAGCTTCGGCCTTCGGCCCTGGGCTCAGTCGTCGTCGCGGCCCGAGAGCTCAGCCCAGATGCGCTCGGTCAACTCCTTCAGCCCGTCGCCCGTGGCGGCGCTGAAGCGCAGCACCTCGGCGCCGGTCTCCTTGGCCAGAGCCGCTTGCAACTCCTCGCTGCCGGGCAGCTCCGCCTTGCTCACAGCGACGATCTCCGGCCTGCCGGCCAGGTCCGTGCCGAGCCGTTCGCCGTACGCCTCGACCTCGTGGCGGATGGTGCGGTAGTTCTCGAGCGGGTCCGACAGATCGTCGGGCGTGGGCTCGACGAGGTGGACCAGCACGCGGGTCCGCTCGACGTGCCGCAGGAACTCGTGCCCGAGGCCGTGCCCCTCGCTCGCCCCCTCGATCAGGCCCGGGATGTCGGCCATCACGAACTGGCGGTCCCAGTCGATCTCGACGATGCCCAGGTTCGGTCGCTTAGTCGTGAACGGGTAGTTGGCGATCTCCGGGCGAGCGCGGCTCATGCGGCTGAGGAGGGTGCTCTTGCCCGCGTTGGGCAGGCCGAGCAGGCCAACATCGGCGATCACCTTCAGCTCGAAGGTCAGGCGACGCTTCTCCGGCTCGCCGCCGGGGGTCCACTCGCGGGGCGCCTGGTTGGTGGACGACTTGAACCGCGTGTTCCCCTTGCCCCCCTTGCCGCCGCGGGCGGCGACCACCGTGTCGCCGTCGCTGGCCAGGTCGCGGAGCACGAGGTCGTGGGCCTCGTCGCGGAGGATCGTGCCGGGCGGCACGTGGATCGTCAGGTCGTCGGCTTTCGCGCCGTGGCAGTTGGAGCCCTTGCCGGGCGTGCCCCCCTTCGCGCGCCAGTGCTTGCGGTGGACCAGCTCTTGGAGCGAATCGACGCCCGCCTTCGCGACGACGATCACGCTGCCGCCGTCGCCGCCGTCGCCGCCGTCGGGTCCGCCGCGCGGGACGTACTTCTCACGCCGGAACGACATGCAGCCATCCCCGCCACGCCCGGCTTCGACTTCGACGGTGATGCGATCAACGAACACAGTGGCAGAGCCTTTAGTCGGCTGGCTAGCCCACCACGTGAGTGGTGGGATGGGTCTCGAGTGGGGCTCGTTCTCGGGTGAGAACGTTTTCTGATGAACGCGGTCCCACGACTGGAGTCGTGGGCTGGCCATCCCACAGAGGGCCAGCCGTCGCGCGTTGGGCGAGGCGCAAAAAATAGGACGCGTCGTCACCGACGCGTCCTGGTCGCTGAATCGTTTGGCCGAGTTCAGTTCGACGCGGCGGCCGCTTGCTTGGCAGCGACGTGCTCGTCGAGGGCCTCTTTCGAGATCACGTTGATGCGGCGACCCTTCTGGTCGAACATCACGTGGCCCTCGGTCAGGGCGAACAGGGTGTAGTCCTTGCCCTGGCCGACGTTCTTGCCGGGGCGCCACTTGTTGCCGAGCTGGCGGATCAGGATGTTGCCTGAGATGACGTGCTCGCCACCGAACTTCTTCACGCCCCGACGCTGGGCGTTCGAGTCGCGGCCGTTGCGGCTGGAGCCTTGTCCCTTTTTGTGAGCCATTTCGGGCCCTCGCTATGGTTCTGCTGGCGGACGCGGCGGCCCGTTCTTTATGACGGGGGCGTCCCCGGCTAGGGGAAAATCGATTTCCGAGCCCCGCAGACTAGTGGTAGACCCACCGATAATCAACCCCTTCCTCGACCCCGTAGAGGGAGGCCTTGCCCGGCGCGGCGCCGTAGCGGACCTCGTTCTCGTGTTGGAGGAATCGGTCGCCCGGGCGCCAGAAGTTGAGCTGGAGCGTCTTGCGGACGAATTCGCGGCCCTTCCCCGGAGGGTCGCCCGGCTGGTAAACGCCCGGCGGGTCGGTCCAGTCGTAGGCGTTCGAGAGGCCCCGGACGTACACGCTGAAGAAGTCGATCTCCGGGTCGATCTCGGTCCAAATCGCCACGCCCCACCGCTCCTGGCCCGCCGGGATCGGCTCCAGCGGCATCGTGGTCGAGGTGTAGAGCTTGCGGCCGGGCGTCTCACGCTGGCGGATCGCCTCGACCGCTTCGGGCATCGGCTGGTCGAGGTAGGCCCGGTAGATCTTGCCCCCGTCCGGGGCGACGTCCTGCCCCTGCAGCACCAGATGCGGTTGAAAGCGAATCGGCCCGATCTCGGCGGCGACCGCCTCGAAACCACCATCCTCGTCGCTGCGGGTCGGCTTGAGCCCCTCGCCCGTGTTCTTGACCCGGTAAACCAGGTACCAGACGAGCCGTTGGCCCGAATCGGCCTGGGGATCGACCAGCCGGATCATCCGCAGCGGCTTGAAGCCGAACTCGAGGCACCAGGCCTCGCGGGTGAATTGGGCGTCGGTCGCCATCTTGTAGAGGGTCTCCTCGGCCAGCAGCTTCGGCTCCCAATCAAGCGACTTGTCCGCCCGTAGCTCGACCATGTCGTGCTGCGAGAGGGTCTCTTGGGGGTCGATCACCGCTGGGATTACGGTTTCGACGCCCGGGGCGAAGCTCCGAGGCGTGGCGCCGGGGGGGGGTTCGACCGAGGCGAATTGGGCCGCCACCGGCTGCGTCAGGCAGGCCAGCAAAGCGAACGCCAGGGGGCCGCTCAAGCGGATCGAACGCGAGCGGGTGTTGATCGACACGTTGGGCATCGTCGTCGCCCCGGGGGAGTCGGGGGCGGCCTAATCGAGGGGGGAGCGTGGGTCGGCGGGCCGGGGTCTCTTGGCGGGCCGGTCCTTCGTCCACCTAACCCTTTGAGTCTAATTCCGGGGGGAAAGCGAGGCAACTTACGGCCCCCGGGAGGGCCGCACAAAGAACGCCGATATGCCGGCTCTGCCGGTTGTTCCCGTGGTTCTGGTCGAAGCACGCTGGCGTCGGGGGCCCGGGGCCGTCATACACTGCCATAGCCCCCCTCCCCCAACACCGCCCCGCCCCAGGAACCGCCCCCCCGTGACGGAACCGCTCAGCACGCCGATCTACCTCGCCCTGGTCCTCTTCCTAGGGGTGGGCGCCCAGTGGCTGGCCTGGCGGATCAAGCTGCCGGCGATCGTCCTGCTGCTCGGCTTCGGCTTCGCCCTCGGCATGGCGGTCGGGCCCCCTGAGGACTACGTCGGCAAGGAGGCCCTGCTGCCGATCGTCTCGCTCGCGGTCGGCGTGATCCTGTTTGAGGGGGGCCTGAGCCTCCATGTGAAGGAGGTCAAAGAGACCTCGTCGGTCGTGCTGCGGCTGGTGACCGTCGGGCTGTTGGTCACCTGGGGCGGCACCGCGATGGCCGCCCACTGGCTCATGGGCTTCTCCTGGCCGATGGCGACCCTCCTGGGCGCCCTGCTCACGGTCAGCGGGCCAACAGTCATCCTCCCCCTGCTCCGTCAGGTCCGGCCCACGGGGCGGATCGGCTCGGTCATCAAGTGGGAGGGGATCGTCAACGACCCGATCGGCGCCGTGCTCGCCGCCCTGGTGTTCGAGGTCGTCCGCCACGGCGCGGGCGAGCACCTCGCCTGGGAGAGCGCCGGGATGCTGCTCAAGACCACCCTCATCGGCCTGGTGCTCGGCGGCGCCACGGCGTGGGTGCTTGTTCAGCTCCTGCGGCGGTACTTGATCCCCGATTACTTGCAGAACCCGGTGGTTCTGGGCGTCGTTGTGCTGGTGTTCGCGGTCTCCAACTGGTTGTCTCACGAGTCGGGCCTGGTCACGGTCACGGTGCTCGGACTCTTCCTCGCCAACCAAGAGCGGGCGTCGGTCAAGCACGTCATCGAATTCAAAGAGAACCTCCGCGTGCTGCTGATCGCGGTGCTGTTCATCGTGCTCTCGTCGCGCGTGTCGATCGGCTGGGCCGAGCTGGGACAGATCGGCTGGGGGGGCCTCGCCTTCCTGGCCGCGTTGATTCTGGTGGTCCGCCCCCTGGCGACGCTCTTCGCTACCGTCGGTAGCGATCTCGACCGCGAAGAGCGCTTGCTGCTCGGCTGGATCCACCCTCGCGGCATCGTGGCGGCGGCGGTCGCCTCGCTCTTTGCAATCGATCTGCAAGGGACCGAGCTGGCGGCCGAGGGCGACCGCCTCGTGCTGGCGACGTTCCTCGTGATCGTCGGCTCCGTGCTGACCTACGGCCTCACGCTCGGCCCGCTCGCTCGCAAGCTCGGGCTGTCGCAGGCCGACCCGCAGGGCGTGCTGTTCGCCGGCGCCTCGCTGCTGGCTCGGCAGATCGCCGAGGCCCTGGGCAAGGAGGGGGTCCCGACGCTGCTGGTCGACACCAACCCGCAGAACGTCGCCGCCGCCCGGATGAGCGGGTTGCGGGTGCAGTACGCGAGCATCGGCAGCGAGTTCGTTCAGCACGGGATCGACCTGGGCGGCATTGGGCGGATGCTCGCGATGACGCCCAATGACGAGGTCAACTCGATCGCCGCCATGGAGTTCCGTGAGTTGTTCGGCAGCAAGAGCGTTTACCAGCTCGCCCCGCCCGAGAAGACCAGCGAGCGCCAACGCCGCATCCCGCAGCACCTCCGCGGCCGACTGCTCTTCGGGGAGGGGATCACCCACGACGACCTCCGCCGACGCGTCGAGGCGGGCGCGATCCTCAAGAAGACCACCCTCAGCGACGACTTCACTTACGAAGACTTCATCGGCAAGTACGGCGAGACGGCCCTCGTCCTCTTCACCTTCCCCGAGCCGGGCCGCGTCCGCATCGGCGCCGCCGACCAGCCGCTCGACCTCAAGTCGGGCGGCAAGATCCTCGCCCTGATCGATCCGCCGCGGGAGGGATTCGACCCGGCCGAGAGCGGCGTGCTGCCGTGACCGCGGCGGCGTGGCTTGCCCGGCAGGGCGTTTCGGTTCAGGCTTACCCTGACGCCCCCTCCCCTCGCCCGCGCGAAATGCCTTGAGTGAACTCGAAGCCACGCCCGAGCGTTACCGCGACCTGCTCGACCGGACGCGTTGGCTGTACCACTCGTCGGCACGGCTGATCGAGCGCGAGCACCCCGAGCTGATCCCCGCGGGTCAGGACTTCATCGCCCTGCTGCACGACCTGCACTGCGGTCTGTTGCTGAAGGTCTACTCGACGATCTGCCAAGCCGATCAGATCTGGACCCAGGCGGAACTCGACCTCGCCCAAGAACTGGCCGAGCACCTCACCGGCCAACGGCTCACCGGCGGCGACCTCAACCGGGCGATCAACGACGCCGCGGAGCGGAGCGCCAAGCTCGAGTGGTCGGCGCTCGTCGGACCGTTCGCGCGGCTCACGCCACTGCACGACCGGGTCGCCGAACTCGAAACGCTCGTCGTCCGCCAGTCGAACCTCATCGCCCGCATCGACGGCGTCCTCGCCGCCAGCGAACAAGCCGCGATCAAGCGGATCACCAAAGAGCTGCAACGCTGCCTCGGCGAGAACGCCGCGACGCAGGATGCCGCCCCGATTCCGACACCACAACGCAGCGGTCCGAAACGCGAGGCGCCGGCGCCCCTCGAAGAACCCGAGGAGCCGCCCCGCTCGCTCGAAGAGGTGCTCGCCGACTTTGATCAGTTGGTCGGCCTCGGCGAAGTGAAGCACGAGCTCCGTTCGCTCTCCAATTACATCACGCTGCAGAAACGCCGCGCCGACTCGGGCCTCCCCGCGACCGACATCAGCCTGCACCTCGTCTTCACCGGCAACCCGGGCACCGGCAAGACGACCGTCGCCCGCCTGTTCGGCGAGGCGATGCGGGCGCTGGGCGTGCTGCCGCACGGGCGGATGATTGAGACCGATCGGTCCGGCCTGGTCGCCGAGTACTCGGGCCAGACGGCGCCCAAGACCAACGAGAAGGTTAACGAGGCGCTCGGCGGCGTCCTCTTCATCGACGAGGCGTACGGGCTGGTTGGCTCCGAGGGGGACGACCCGTTCGGGCGCGAAGCGGTGCAGACCCTGCTCAAGCGGGCCGAGGACGACCGCAAGGAGCTCTCCGTCGTCCTCGCGGGCTACCCGAACGAAATGGACGAGCTCCTCGCCACCAACCCGGGCCTCGCCTCGCGGTTCAGCAAGACGATCCACTTCCCCGACTACGCCCCGCTGGAGCTGTGCGAGATCTTCGGCGGGTTGCTCGACAAGCATCACTATCGGCTGAGCCAAGCGGGCCGCCTTCGAGTCATCCAGGCGATCACCTCGCTACACGCGGATCGCGACCACCACTTTGGCAACGGCCGCGCGGTGCGCAACCTGTTCGAGAAGGCGATCCTGCGGATGGCCAACCGGCTGGCGAGCGAGCCGGAGATCACCGAAGAGCAGCTCGTCACGCTCGAGGCCGAGGACATCCCGGGCGGAGCCGCGGGCGACGACGAGCCACGCCTCCGCATCGCCTGCCCCGCGTGCCACCACGCCAGCGCCGCCCCTCCGCACCTACTCGCCTCGCGAGTGAAGTGCCCGAAGTGCGACGAGCGTTTCGTGGCGGAGTGGGGTGACTTGATCTAAGAATCACTAGAATTATTGCCACGAAACCACCATGAAGCACATCCGCTTGAACTCCATTAGCCTCAAGAATCACTCGCACTGCGATGAAGCGTGGTTGCAAAGTGTCATCGCAGAAGACCCGAGCATCCTCGGTCTCGGCGATCTCATCCTGAAGGACCGCGAACGCCGGCATGCGAACGCGGGGAGGCTCGACCTGTTGCTCCAAGACGTCAACTCTTACGAGCGATACGAAGTGGAGATTCAGCTCGGGGCGTCGGATGAGTCGCACCTCGTTCGCACCATCGAGTATTGGGACATTGAAAGGCGCAGGTATCCTCAGTACGAGCACACAGCGGTCATTGTCGCCGAAGATATCACCTCACGATTCTTAAACGTGATCAGCCTGTTCAATGGCTTCATACCGATTGTTGCCTTGCAACTATCGACCATCGAAACCACGGAAGGCTTGGGGCTCATCTTCACCAAAGTTGTCGATACGGTGCGGCTAGGATTCGTGAATGAAGATGAAGAAACAGCGGAAACCACTGACCGTTCGTATTGGCAGGCGCGTGCGACAGAAGAATCCTTGCAGGTTGCTGATACGATCTTTGAGATCGCGCGTGAGCTGACTCCTACCGCCGAACCAAGCTACAACAAGCAGTACATAGGATTCCGAGTAAACAACAAAGCCTGCAATTTCGCTGTCTGCAAACCTCAGAAAAGAGCGTTGCGACTAGAGCTGAAACTGCCCGAATCCCTAGAGCTTGACGAGCGACTAGAAACAACGGGCTTGAACGTGCTCGACTATGACAAGCGGCGTGGACATTACTGCCTCTCCATCAGAAAGCAAGGCTTCGATGAGCAACGTGGCCTGATTAAAGAGCTCATGGAAATCGCGCTGCGTCATCGCAACGGTTAGCCTTCACGGTTTCAACAGCCACGTCAGCTCGGCTGGCTCGCGAGCCGCGGCGAGGCCCTTGGCGTCGCCCGGCTCCGCCGGCGCCACGGAGGCGTCGATGCGTATGTCGAGACACGGCTCAACAAACGGCCACGGTGTCACACGCATCCCACCCCGCACGTGAGGCGTGAACGTCACCGCGGTCCAGGCGAGCCGCGGGTTCGCTTCGCCGCCGATCACGAGCGGTTCGATCGGCTGATCCTCTTTCTCGGCCGGGCAGAGGCAGCAGAGCCACAGGCTCAGCCAATCCAGCGCCTGCAACCAAGCGAGGCAGCGGTCGGCCAGCTCGGGCGTGTTCTGCTCGGACGCGTCGAGCCACTCGGCGAGCCAGGCGTCTCGGCGCTCGCGTACCAGCTCCAACCAGTCGACCCACTCGGCGTAGTCCTCGTCCGGCTTCGATTGCAACTCGGTGAAGTGCGACGCGACCACCCAGCCCGCCAGCGGACCGATCGCGCGGCACGCGTCGATCGAATCGGACCAGATCCGCTGCGCCTCGGCGGGCGGCATCTCGGTGAAGGCGCTGGGCCGGCCGTGTTCGGGGTCGATCAGCGGCTCGGCGTCCCAGCCGAGCCAGCCGTCGTCGTGATGCAAGACCGCCGCGAGGAACTCCTCGCGTACGTGCGATGGCAGAAACGACGGGGTCCACGCCGCCGCGAGTTGGTGGCTCAGCCGGGCGTGCTCGACCTGCGAGATGAGATACCACCGCTCAGCCGGCTCGGCGCCCCGCGGCCAATCGCGCCGGATCATGGCGCCGCCTCGGCGTCGGGACGCTCGATCGGAGCGTCGGGTAGCTGGCTCCACTCGTTCCAGCTGCCGTAGTAGTTGGCGACCCGCTCCGAGCCGAGGGCGGCCAACGCGAGGACCGTCACCGACGCGCGCCCGCCGCTGCGGCAGTACGCGATCGCCGGCTCCCGCGGATCGATCCCCGCAGCGGCGAACTTCGCTCGCAGCTCGTCGGCGGGCAAGAGTTCGCCCGAATCGGCGTCGATCAACCCGGACCACTCCAGCCGCTTCGCGCCGGGCAAACAACCGTCGGCGTACTCGCGCTCGCTGCGGGCATCGATGAGGGTTGGACTATCTCTGGAAGCAATGAGCGCTCTTAGCTTGCCTCCTACGACCAGTCTATGCGTTTGCGGTTGAACCTCAAACACCGACAGGGGCCCAGCAAAATCGCCGACGATCGCGCCGCCCTGAGCTTGCTCGACCGGGCCATCGACTGCCTGCCAGGCTTGCCACCCCCCATTGAGCACCATGGCGCCCCGCACCCCGAGATAGCGAAGCTGCCACCAAGCACGGGCGACTGACGGATCGAGCGAATCACCGAGCAACACCACCCGTGACGGTGGATGCTGCCCGAGGAGGTGGTGCAGCGTCATCCCGACCCCCTCTCGTGGCTCGGGCTTGCCGCCCGGTCCGAACGCCGAGCGAAAATCGAAGAAACCGCCAACAGCCTTTGCGCCGGGAACGCTGCCGTGTCGCTGCTCATCTGGCGATCGGATATCCAAGACGCAAAGGTCTCGGTCTGAAGACTCGATCAAGCGTTTGAGCTCCTCCGCTTCGATCAGCACCCCGGGCGCGTACTCTTCGGCAAACAATGGGCCCACCGCGCACAGCATCGCGACGGGGAGCAGCGCAGCGGGGAATGGCTTGTGCATACGCCCAATCTACCGCATTCCGCCGCTGCGCAGCAAAACAGCCGGCGGGGCCAAGCCCCGCCGGCTGTTGGTTGTCTGCTTACTATCGTCTGCCTACGGCCGACTCACTTGTAGAAGCTCACGAACTCCTTGGCCGACTGCGGCTTGATCTTGCCGGCGTGGCCGGCTTGGCCGAAGGCGGTCATGCGGGCGATGCAGGTCTGCTTCATCGCTTCGCGGGCCGGCTTCATCCAGTCGCGGACGTCGAACTTCTCCGGGGCCGTGAACAGTAGCTTGCGGACCGCGCCGGTCATCGCCATCCGGTTGTCGGTGTCGACGTTCACCTTGCGGACGCCGTGCTTGATGCCCTTCTGGATCTCTTCGACGGGCACGCCGTACGTCTGCTTCATCTCGCCGCCGTACTCGTTGATGATGTCCTGCAGCTCTTGCGGGACGCTCGAGCTGCCGTGCATCACGAGGT
It encodes the following:
- the rhdA gene encoding Thiosulfate sulfurtransferase; amino-acid sequence: MHKPFPAALLPVAMLCAVGPLFAEEYAPGVLIEAEELKRLIESSDRDLCVLDIRSPDEQRHGSVPGAKAVGGFFDFRSAFGPGGKPEPREGVGMTLHHLLGQHPPSRVVLLGDSLDPSVARAWWQLRYLGVRGAMVLNGGWQAWQAVDGPVEQAQGGAIVGDFAGPLSVFEVQPQTHRLVVGGKLRALIASRDSPTLIDARSEREYADGCLPGAKRLEWSGLIDADSGELLPADELRAKFAAAGIDPREPAIAYCRSGGRASVTVLALAALGSERVANYYGSWNEWSQLPDAPIERPDAEAAP
- the rpmA gene encoding 50S ribosomal protein L27; this translates as MAHKKGQGSSRNGRDSNAQRRGVKKFGGEHVISGNILIRQLGNKWRPGKNVGQGKDYTLFALTEGHVMFDQKGRRINVISKEALDEHVAAKQAAAASN
- the spoVK gene encoding Stage V sporulation protein K, producing MSELEATPERYRDLLDRTRWLYHSSARLIEREHPELIPAGQDFIALLHDLHCGLLLKVYSTICQADQIWTQAELDLAQELAEHLTGQRLTGGDLNRAINDAAERSAKLEWSALVGPFARLTPLHDRVAELETLVVRQSNLIARIDGVLAASEQAAIKRITKELQRCLGENAATQDAAPIPTPQRSGPKREAPAPLEEPEEPPRSLEEVLADFDQLVGLGEVKHELRSLSNYITLQKRRADSGLPATDISLHLVFTGNPGTGKTTVARLFGEAMRALGVLPHGRMIETDRSGLVAEYSGQTAPKTNEKVNEALGGVLFIDEAYGLVGSEGDDPFGREAVQTLLKRAEDDRKELSVVLAGYPNEMDELLATNPGLASRFSKTIHFPDYAPLELCEIFGGLLDKHHYRLSQAGRLRVIQAITSLHADRDHHFGNGRAVRNLFEKAILRMANRLASEPEITEEQLVTLEAEDIPGGAAGDDEPRLRIACPACHHASAAPPHLLASRVKCPKCDERFVAEWGDLI
- the pntB gene encoding NAD(P) transhydrogenase subunit beta, which encodes MNQVLLSLPYLVASVLFILSLKGLSSHETARRGALYGMIGMAIAILATLTAEDMTPRGLTYIAVAILIGSAIGAVMAARVAMTAMPEMVALLHSFVGAAAVLVGFASFFDEHTQSAAGRAIHLGEVYLAVWIGAITFTGSVVAFLKLRGSLSGKPLLLPLRHQLNLLAVVASLVLAVLFVMGVGGQLTLLVVATLIALALGVHLVAAIGGADMPVVVSLLNSYSGWTAAAAGFMLSNDLLIVTGALVGASGAILSYIMCRAMNRSIVNVVFGGWGADAPAAAASCELGEAGQVRETSIEELGGELLAANRVVIVPGYGMAVARAQHAVCEVVELLQKKGIEVRFAIHPVAGRLPGHMNVLLAEASVPYDIVLERDEINDDFPEIDVVLIIGANDIVNPSALTDPGSPIAGMPVLEVWNARRTVMLKRGRAAGYAGVDNPLFYYDNTRMLFGDAHESMTALVGELK
- the obg gene encoding GTPase Obg — translated: MASPRLQSWDRVHQKTFSPENEPHSRPIPPLTWWASQPTKGSATVFVDRITVEVEAGRGGDGCMSFRREKYVPRGGPDGGDGGDGGSVIVVAKAGVDSLQELVHRKHWRAKGGTPGKGSNCHGAKADDLTIHVPPGTILRDEAHDLVLRDLASDGDTVVAARGGKGGKGNTRFKSSTNQAPREWTPGGEPEKRRLTFELKVIADVGLLGLPNAGKSTLLSRMSRARPEIANYPFTTKRPNLGIVEIDWDRQFVMADIPGLIEGASEGHGLGHEFLRHVERTRVLVHLVEPTPDDLSDPLENYRTIRHEVEAYGERLGTDLAGRPEIVAVSKAELPGSEELQAALAKETGAEVLRFSAATGDGLKELTERIWAELSGRDDD
- the nhaP gene encoding K(+)/H(+) antiporter NhaP, whose protein sequence is MTEPLSTPIYLALVLFLGVGAQWLAWRIKLPAIVLLLGFGFALGMAVGPPEDYVGKEALLPIVSLAVGVILFEGGLSLHVKEVKETSSVVLRLVTVGLLVTWGGTAMAAHWLMGFSWPMATLLGALLTVSGPTVILPLLRQVRPTGRIGSVIKWEGIVNDPIGAVLAALVFEVVRHGAGEHLAWESAGMLLKTTLIGLVLGGATAWVLVQLLRRYLIPDYLQNPVVLGVVVLVFAVSNWLSHESGLVTVTVLGLFLANQERASVKHVIEFKENLRVLLIAVLFIVLSSRVSIGWAELGQIGWGGLAFLAALILVVRPLATLFATVGSDLDREERLLLGWIHPRGIVAAAVASLFAIDLQGTELAAEGDRLVLATFLVIVGSVLTYGLTLGPLARKLGLSQADPQGVLFAGASLLARQIAEALGKEGVPTLLVDTNPQNVAAARMSGLRVQYASIGSEFVQHGIDLGGIGRMLAMTPNDEVNSIAAMEFRELFGSKSVYQLAPPEKTSERQRRIPQHLRGRLLFGEGITHDDLRRRVEAGAILKKTTLSDDFTYEDFIGKYGETALVLFTFPEPGRVRIGAADQPLDLKSGGKILALIDPPREGFDPAESGVLP